In the Arachis ipaensis cultivar K30076 chromosome B10, Araip1.1, whole genome shotgun sequence genome, one interval contains:
- the LOC107621594 gene encoding pectinesterase 31-like isoform X2: MEASHSVKVITVSQDGKGDYRTVQEAIDAVPVGNTRRTVIRVAPGIYRQPVYVAKTKRFITLAGIFLEDTVLTWNNTATRIQHPKGEKVIGGGTFGCGSTIVEGEDFIAENITFENSSPQGSGQAVAMRVTADRCAFYNCRFLGWQDTLYLHYGKQYFRDCYIEGSVDFIFGNSTALLEHCHIHCKSQGFITAQSRKSPHETTGFVFQRCVITGNGGREYAYLGRPWGPFARVVFAFTYMDPCIQLAGWNNWGNADNEKTACFFEYRCFGPGYCRSKRVKWAREEAEQFLLHSFIDPEANKPWLAQRMAFKVPYFA, encoded by the exons ATGGAGGCTTCGCATTCTGTTAAGGTTATAACGGTGTCACAGGACGGAAAAGGAGACTACCGGACGGTGCAGGAGGCGATCGATGCGGTGCCGGTAGGCAACACTCGCCGGACGGTGATCCGGGTGGCCCCGGGAATCTACAGGCAGCCTGTTTATGTGGCGAAGACAAAGAGGTTCATCACGCTTGCCGGCATATTTCTTGAGGACACTGTTCTCACATGGAATAACACTGCTACAAGAATCCAACACCCCAAA GGTGAAAAGGTGATAGGAGGAGGAACGTTTGGTTGTGGCAGCACCATTGTGGAAGGTGAAGACTTCATTGCTGAGAACATTACCTTCGAGAATTCTTCCCCTCAG GGTTCAGGGCAAGCTGTGGCTATGAGAGTAACAGCTGATCGATGTGCTTTCTATAATTGCAGGTTCCTTGGATGGCAG GACACACTGTATTTACATTATGGCAAACAATATTTTAGAGATTGCTACATTGAAGGAAGTGTGGACTTCATTTTTGGCAATAGCACTGCCCTCTTGGAGCATTGTCATATCCACTGCAAATCCCAAGGCTTCATAACAGCACAGAGCAGAAAATCTCCACATGAAACAACTGGTTTTGTGTTCCAAAG ATGTGTTATCACAGGTAATGGGGGAAGGGAATATGCATATCTTGGAAGACCATGGGGACCCTTTGCAAGAGTGGTCTTTGCATTCACTTATATGGATCCATGTATACAACTTGCTGGTTGGAACAATTGGGGTAATGCTGACAATGAGAAAACTGCTTGCTTTTTTGAATACAG GTGTTTCGGGCCGGGTTATTGCCGATCAAAACGGGTCAAATGGGCCAGAGAAGAAGCAGAACAGTTcttgcttcatagcttcattgaTCCAGAAGCAAATAAACCTTGGCTTGCTCAAAGAATGGCTTTCAAGGTTCCATATTTTGCTTAG
- the LOC107621594 gene encoding pectinesterase 31-like isoform X1 — protein MEASHSVKVITVSQDGKGDYRTVQEAIDAVPVGNTRRTVIRVAPGIYRQPVYVAKTKRFITLAGIFLEDTVLTWNNTATRIQHPKGEKVIGGGTFGCGSTIVEGEDFIAENITFENSSPQCEVVFGGRKGSGQAVAMRVTADRCAFYNCRFLGWQDTLYLHYGKQYFRDCYIEGSVDFIFGNSTALLEHCHIHCKSQGFITAQSRKSPHETTGFVFQRCVITGNGGREYAYLGRPWGPFARVVFAFTYMDPCIQLAGWNNWGNADNEKTACFFEYRCFGPGYCRSKRVKWAREEAEQFLLHSFIDPEANKPWLAQRMAFKVPYFA, from the exons ATGGAGGCTTCGCATTCTGTTAAGGTTATAACGGTGTCACAGGACGGAAAAGGAGACTACCGGACGGTGCAGGAGGCGATCGATGCGGTGCCGGTAGGCAACACTCGCCGGACGGTGATCCGGGTGGCCCCGGGAATCTACAGGCAGCCTGTTTATGTGGCGAAGACAAAGAGGTTCATCACGCTTGCCGGCATATTTCTTGAGGACACTGTTCTCACATGGAATAACACTGCTACAAGAATCCAACACCCCAAA GGTGAAAAGGTGATAGGAGGAGGAACGTTTGGTTGTGGCAGCACCATTGTGGAAGGTGAAGACTTCATTGCTGAGAACATTACCTTCGAGAATTCTTCCCCTCAG TGTGAGGTTGTTTTTGGTGGAAGGAAGGGTTCAGGGCAAGCTGTGGCTATGAGAGTAACAGCTGATCGATGTGCTTTCTATAATTGCAGGTTCCTTGGATGGCAG GACACACTGTATTTACATTATGGCAAACAATATTTTAGAGATTGCTACATTGAAGGAAGTGTGGACTTCATTTTTGGCAATAGCACTGCCCTCTTGGAGCATTGTCATATCCACTGCAAATCCCAAGGCTTCATAACAGCACAGAGCAGAAAATCTCCACATGAAACAACTGGTTTTGTGTTCCAAAG ATGTGTTATCACAGGTAATGGGGGAAGGGAATATGCATATCTTGGAAGACCATGGGGACCCTTTGCAAGAGTGGTCTTTGCATTCACTTATATGGATCCATGTATACAACTTGCTGGTTGGAACAATTGGGGTAATGCTGACAATGAGAAAACTGCTTGCTTTTTTGAATACAG GTGTTTCGGGCCGGGTTATTGCCGATCAAAACGGGTCAAATGGGCCAGAGAAGAAGCAGAACAGTTcttgcttcatagcttcattgaTCCAGAAGCAAATAAACCTTGGCTTGCTCAAAGAATGGCTTTCAAGGTTCCATATTTTGCTTAG
- the LOC107621902 gene encoding uncharacterized protein LOC107621902, translating to MASVLISPCQPQLLKNHRLHGNCHTKSASNSNLVIKCQKTCSFNYRKTINVPLQELPEASFDHYMDDKHRVFRAVFPDKGSTKQLNEEEWRIKMPPIQCLFINVYPTADVRLTFKSNGQDYPPNIPHHVTKILELHFLRWELQGIVSRDFTLDVRGTLYPERKGNHSWLSNEMEMKMSFCSSPAIALIPDSVLQEAMQLVFKRMMDEMRQEFHGKLLADYGRFKRDKSKKNSV from the exons ATGGCAAGTGTTCTCATTTCTCCATGCCAACCCCAACTACTGAAGAATCATAGGCTACATGGTAACTGCCATACAAAATcagcatcaaattcaaacttAGTGATAAAGTGTCAAAAAACTTGTTCATTCAATTATAGAAAAACTATCAATGTTCCTCTTCAAGAATTGCCAGAG GCTTCCTTTGATCATTACATGGATGACAAACACAGAGTATTCAGAGCTGTATTCCCAGACAAAGGGAGCACCAAACAGCTCAATGAG GAAGAGTGGAGAATCAAAATGCCTCCAATACAATGTTTATTCATAAATGTATATCCAACAGCAGATGTAAGATTAACATTCAAGTCCAATGGACAAGATTATCCACCAAACATTCCTCATCATGTCACCAAAATCTTGGAGCTCCACTTT TTAAGGTGGGAGTTACAAGGCATAGTATCTAGGGACTTTACCTTGGATGTTAGAGGGACTTTATATCCAGAAAGGAAAGGAAATCATAGCTGGCTTAGTAATGAAATGGAGATGAAAATGAGTTTTTGTTCTTCTCCAGCAATTGCTCTCATTCCAGATAGTGTCTTGCAAGAGGCCATGCAGTTG GTTTTCAAAAGAATGATGGATGAAATGAGGCAGGAGTTTCATGGTAAATTATTAGCAGATTATGGTAGGTTTAAGAGGGACAAATCCAAGAAGAATTCAGTTTAA
- the LOC107624198 gene encoding sm-like protein LSM8 isoform X1, whose protein sequence is MSDGPGLESLVDQTISVITNDGRNIVGILKGFDQATNIILDESHERVYSTKEGVQQLVLGLYIIRGDNISVVGELDEDLDSNLDLKNLRAHPLKPVIH, encoded by the exons ATGTCAGATGGGCCTGGACTTGAGTCTCTTGTTGATC AAACAATTTCAGTCATCACAAATGACGGGCGGAATATAGTA GGAATCCTGAAGGGTTTTGACCAGGCTACAAACATTATTCTGGATGAGTCTCACGAACGAGTTTATTCTACCAAG GAAGGTGTCCAGCAACTTGTTCTAGGCTTGTACATCATTAGGGGTGACAACAT AAGCGTTGTTGGTGAACTAGATGAAGATTTGGATTCAAACCTGGACTTGAAAAACCTTAGAGCACATCCCTTAAAGCCTGTTATTCACTGA
- the LOC107624198 gene encoding sm-like protein LSM8 isoform X2, with product MSDGPGLESLVDQTISVITNDGRNIVGILKGFDQATNIILDESHERVYSTKELTVLCCETLTVKHSESNIKFHTIWVQVTCFSLKFEL from the exons ATGTCAGATGGGCCTGGACTTGAGTCTCTTGTTGATC AAACAATTTCAGTCATCACAAATGACGGGCGGAATATAGTA GGAATCCTGAAGGGTTTTGACCAGGCTACAAACATTATTCTGGATGAGTCTCACGAACGAGTTTATTCTACCAAG GAATTAACAGTTCTTTGTTGTGAAACATTGACTGTAAAGCACAGTGAATCAAACATCAAGTTTCATACTATTTGGGTACAAGTTACATGCTTCTCTTTAAAATTCGAGCTATAA